The genomic stretch CCACCTTTTAGCCGTTATTTGGTCTTCGGTCCTAAGAGTTTGGTCCGATCCGGTCCAGTCTCAGACCAATGAACACCCCTAATCTGCATGGTTTATagactatttatttattttaggaaatgaagaggaATTGGGCTCCATCCGAATATCCAATTTACCCTCAGAATGACCGATTTACCCTTGTCTACAATTATTGACCAAAACCTTTTCAACTTTTTTTCATGCATTTCTTCTCGTCTTCCTTTGAGACAACCTGCCCCCACCCAAAAACCTCAACATTCATCAATCAGACACACATTTTATCATCTCCCCATTTCACTAAAGCCCAAATTTGTGTTCTAATTATCAGTTACATACCTCTAATTCCCTCATTTTCTCAACTTTTAATCACAAATTCCTCATTAAATTCAACTGTTGAATTACAAATTTGTAATTTTCTTTAAAAATCTAACAAATACCCATTTCCCAAAATCCTAAATTGTGATCTGGGTATCAATTATTTTCTACAATTTCCATCAATTTTATTATCAAATTAGCTATAATTctgtaaattaataaaattgttgTTTGGTCAACAGAAGTCAACGGCAATGGACCTCTTCCACAACGCAAAAGCAGTACGTCTAAAATCCCACCATGACAAGTACTTAATCGCTGAAGATGACGAAGAATCCGTTACACAAGACCGAAACGGGTCAACCCGAAACGCCAGATGGATAGTAGAATTCGTTGGTGATCGTTCAATTCGGTTGAAAAGTTGTTACGGAAAGTACTTGACCGCTACGACACACGCGTTTTTGCTTGGTATGACGGGTAAACGGGTTCAGCAAACGGGTCAAAAACCCGGCCCGAGTGTGGAGTGGGAGCCACTCAAGGCCGGGTCACAAACCCGGTTGCGGACCCGGGACGGGAGTTATTTGAGGGCTAATGGTGGGTTGCCACCGTGGCGGAATTCGATTACTCATGATTTGCCACATAGGACTGCCACGCAGGATTGGGTGCTTTGGGATGTTGATATTGTTGAGATTTTGGATCATAATGTGGATGGGATTGGTGGGAAGGTTGAGGAaccgggtctgggtcgggttggAAAGCAGGAGAAGCCGAGTCGGGTTCAGGTTCAGGTTCAGGCTCAGGTTGTGCATTCGGAGTCATTTgggtctgagtcggagtcagggTCGGTTTCAGTTGGATCAGACAGGTATCAGAGACAAGAGGTATGGAGTTGTGTTCTTTTTGTTTGTAATGTTTTGCTTACTTTTGCAACAGTTGTGTTAATAAATTATGTGTTTAATTGTGTTTTGAAGTTGGTTGGATTGTTTTGGTGGATTAGTGTTAGTAATTTGCTGATATTATAAATTAGCAAAGCAGCTGAATTTGATAAGTACTCCTCTATCTCGGCCATTTGTTATCTTTTTCCATTTTGgctgtctcggtcaattgttgtcctctctattttaggaatgcacttgatgaacaatttgttCATTCGCAGTCAATTTGGTCCACATGTCATTTACTAATTAGCCCTTTCCTCTTTACTTGGTCTTTTTGTGCCAAAAACCaatggacaacaaatgaccgggatggagggagtagCATGCAGTCATTTGTAATGTTCTTCTGTTTTCCGTTCAGTCGATAAATATTAAAGTTGCGAATGAAATGACACAAATTGATACCTCATCTTGAATTCGTCTCATGTGGCCATTACCCCGCTTGGAGAGATTAACGCGATAGGAACATATATTGATGAGGGGAAGTTGGTTGGATTGTTTGGTTTGGATTAGTGTTAATAGTTTGCTGATACTAAGTTAGCAAGAAGCTGAATTTGATAACTATGGAGTAGCATGCAGGATTGCAGTCATTTGCAATGTTCTTCTGTTGTTCCTTTTGATAAGACGGGTAGGTGTGAGGAAAAAATTATATTTACCTCTTTTGTGTAGTCAATAAAGATTAAAATTGCGAAAAAAAGACGAACTGATAAATAGACCATCTTGAATTCATCTAATGTGAGCATTCTGTTGTTGTAAGCCGTGTGGATCTTTCATATACGATTATGTTTTATTCTGTCCTATTTGAACGAGTATTTGGTTAATAGTGTGCGTGTGCTGTCATTTATGGTTAGAGTGAACTTATGAGGGACGTAAAATGTTGTATGGGTTTGAGTACTGAATGGCTTTTTGGTTCTTGGGTTTGGATTTTTGCAGTCAAGTGACTCGGGAACTTACTCACCGCCTAAGCCAGATGGTaggctcatctactatcatattgCCGATGATTATGGTGATGTAAATGAAAGTGTGGAGGGATGCTCGTTTATGTTCAAGGGTCATAGTGTTGCCGAGTTGACTCACaaactggaagaagagacagggCTGGAAGATATCTTTGTATGCACTCGTAGCCCTCTAAATGGAAAGTTATATCCCTTGCGCTTGCAGTTGCCTCCAAATATTACAACCATGCACGTCGTTGTGGTTCCATCTACATCTAGATGTAAGTTTTGCTTTTCTTATGCTCAGGTCATCCTGTTCATACTTGATTGTGTTTATTTATTTGTCAAGTGTATGCCTTTGGTTCCCTCTTGTTCAGTGATAATACTAGAAACTATTGTGTCTGCATTTTAAAAAAATTCCCGCTGTAGTTAGTATGGTCACGTGACTGCCATATGTTTCGTCATGCCAAATTCTACCCTTTGTCAGGCTCGTCTCAGCTTGCTTGCTTGCGGGGGGCTGATGACTAATAATATAAGGTACACcccaaaaaaattcgaaaaatttaactaaaaacttcaaAAATCTCAACCGCCAGGGGAGGCGAGGGCCCCCGCTAGCCCCCCTAGCTCCACTACTGCCTTTTAGTTCGTCCTCCCTGATTCTTTGGGTATTTTACGGATGAAAAAGCCATCTCTTCCTTGTTTTTAAGTTGAAGGATGGAGGTTGATGAGTTCTTTGGCTACGTGAGTGTTGGTAATAATTTTCTTTAGAATTGATGCGTAAAGTTGCATACATATGAATATATGATGCCCCCTTGCCCGCTATATGATGGAGCATTGGAGTAATGGTATAAAGTTTCTTTACATACACGAGCGATCCCATTAGAGGTTTTGTCATTATCATTATCCAATAGTATATGTTTAATGATGTCGATACTGACACTCATACAAGCATCTCTCTGAAGCTCATTGCACAGTTTGTAACTACAAATTGTGATCAACTTGCTCAGACTTTGCGATGCTGCATTTGACTGTTcttcaattttaatttaattactaCTCTGGAATCTGGACATCTTTTTCTTGATATAATTTGGGTCACGACTCACGACCCATTGCGGTTGAGCTGTAAAGGTTTAAAAGGCAAGATTTAATACTGTGGTTTCGACCTATATCTCCATATATCATGACTAATTATGAACGTTTTTGCCTGATTTTGATTCTACAGTGGCCGAAGATTTTTCAAAAGTTGGAATCTTATAATAAGATGAGTCTATTCAAGATGAGCATAGGCAGATTTTGAACGACGAGTGTACAGTTCCGAGTTATATTTATGCACATATCATCAAAAACTACTACTCCGTATTATTCCAGGTGAAATGCAGTAGACGCTAGAAATTTAGTATTATCAGGTTCGACAAGCACACTTCTCCTCAAGTCAGTTTTCTTACTGTCATCTCAGACCGGAAATGTTCTCTGCAATGAAGCTTTTGCTAATTCTTTCGTATGTTTGACTGTGGTTTTGATCTTTTTATGTAATGTTTGAGCGGATTGCGATTCAGATTGTTCTGTAAGTTTTGGAATCCTTTTCTCATCGGAATTTTCTTAATTTTGATTTGAGATCTTCTTAGCAAGATCTTCACTAAGCTCTAAGCATGCATTTTGCTTGCAACAAGCATTTAGAAAGCTTTTCCATATGGACCGTATTACGGGCCGGGTTTCATAGGCATGCTCGACACAAATTCGAGGGCTTCATCAATGAATCCTGTCGTTACGTTCATTATCAAACCCATTTACATGCTCCTCGATTCTCTTATAGATGAACGATTTCAGTAATCTCGCAACTTTCCTTGCCTTGAAAAATAGGccattaaattcatcaatccAACCCAACCAAGGTATAAAATTTCGCACATAACTCGGAAAATTGACTCAAAAGCCGTCCAAAATTATGATAGTTTCACAAAGATAGCGTATTCGTTGAACACCACATCACTCGCTATCTTTGTGAAACTGTCGCGACAAATTTAGAGGCGAATTGGGTTTCGAATTCTTGACACTTTCAACCATGAGCCCAACTTCTTAGAAAACGAGAACTAcactaagggggcgtttggtacgggaaagggtaagagaatgaaatcaagaaagggtaagagagggaaatgaatgggatcacccatattatacttgggtgtttggttgacaattagagggaaagggaattaaaagccaacatccaccacctccaccaccattacccaccacctgccaccattATCTACACCAGCACCACCACAAGTAGCGGCGCCGACGATCTTCCTCACGGTACCCCACGACGACCTAATCACCGTGCCTCACGCCCTCAACAAAAACCACAATCCCGACCCCAAACACCTTATTCATTCTAAAAAACTCCACCACAACCCTTCCAAAACCCCTCCCTCACCCCTTaaaacaccagatctggtgtGGCCGGCGTCGGGCGGTTGCAGTGGTGTGGCCGAggaaggtggtggtggtggttggtggggtgggagagttactgaaggtgttggtgtggtgtttagtGGTTTAGGATATGGGGTAGCGTGGACAGGCGGcgtcggtggtggtggtggttgtgtcggcgTCGGTGGTGGTTGTGTCAGTGTGGTGGGTGTAGGGTGTAGGTGGCAGTGGTTGACGGTGTGAGAGGGTGTGGTGGGTGTTGGTAGGAGTGATGGAAATAGGGAGTAGGAGGAAGAAGGGATTATGGGGTTATGGGCTTACCCAAGGGAGGGAGGGGTATGGATGAGAATGGTTTTGGGGGTAAGGGGGGGTATGGGTTACCCTttctttgtgtcaaacaaacaacaacaaaaggaatcactcatttttattctcttttcctttccttattccccctaaccaaacgccccctaagtgTTTTATAAAGCCAACCAAACAAGTCCTAAACATGTGCACGCAAACATTAACTTATGCGAAAAGAAACCTAATAAATTATTTTCCTTAAACTAAGTTTTGTGCTCAATATTAAACTTATGGGATAAAAAACATATTCCGTATAAAATACTtcctatataaatatatatatatatttatataatggCATAATCATAAATTCAAGTTTCCACCCAATCTAAGACCACAAAATCATTAACGAggttaaaccctaattccctCCTCCTTTAATTACAATTTAATCGAATTTCATATTGTTTGATTTAATCAATTAGTCTAATTTGATAGctaattagattaatttttttattgttgttaGTTGTACGCTTTATTTGTTTCAGTTATGCTCATTAATTTATACGTTTGCAAATTAATGTTAGGTTTTTGTTCTAAACCTAATCGTAAGTATTTATCGGGCAATATCGGCACAGAAACAATAACGTGATATtccaatatggaaaaggacacaTTAATAATCGTCCAGAAAAACCGGAAATTTTTTACCAAGATGTTCAAGTTTACCGGCGGCCTTCTGTTATTGGGGTGAGCaatttgttttattatttatttattttcaattaaaatATTCGTTATAAATAAACTAAATAGATAAACAAAAAAATGAgataaaagataaacaaatgaataagacgaAAAAAGTATTAATATTACGTCATTATATGCTATTACTTTTGATATAATTataattgggacggagggagtacatcaTCATGTTCTCCGTAGTCCGTCTTATATCGTCTTGTATATGTATATATCTTTTAACATATTAATATCATGCAGCTATGCTTGGTGGACTTTTCCTATTGAAGACATGTGTATTCCAAAAAGTATATTGGATGCTCGGAAAAAAAGGGTGGAAGAGCGGAGAGAGAGACGGGAAAAGGAGGCGGAAGAGTGGAGAGAGTTAAATCGTAAGGTGGAATTAAAGCGGTAAGTAACTGCCCGATGTGAAAAATGTGTTTGCACCCTACCAGTAACCAATGAGTAGATTATACAACCTGTAATCTGATTTATACTGTAAAGTTTGTGAACTCACACActtaaaacataaaaaaataaacttTTACAAAACTCtgaaaaattacatataagcccCTATTTAATGTATAGGattgtacaatgcttattatacaactggttgtataatatTATTTGTGAATAGTAATTGGAAAATTGTTTGCTTTAAAATTAGatttttaattaatattattactttgttcGAGTGacttgtttacatttgtttttgcAACTATTGCAATGACATACATATGCAATAATCAATATGCCTTCCTACTAATGAAATAGGAGTAATCAAATACTCATATATATAAATGTACATTAAAAATCTAAACAAAAATAACATTGATATAACATTGTGTCTTGTACGACATTTTGAATATTACGAGGGTATGTCATAGTTATTGTATGAGGCGGATTTTCAATGTGAAACTATTTTAGTTGGTCCTTTTATATAAAGGGATAGTCTTACATGCCGTGTTATATTTATTTCTATTATGCTTTAAATCAAaaatgatgttgttgttgtttaatATGTTTGTCTACATCATGCAGTGTTTACGATGAAtacaaaaaaaaggaagaaaaagagaaaaatgtgtGGCCCGAAAAGGAGATGGTAGAGTATATCGAAAAGCGTAGAGCGATGGAGGCCGAAGCCAAGGCTGCAAGGGCCAAGGAGAATGAGAACTGAGAAGAAGTAAAAAGGAAAAGTTATCTTAACTTATTTATTGTTGATACAAAAATTTTTTGTTCGTAATCAATTTAATAGGACAACTCATAGTTTAGCACATTTTGTTCCGTGGGTGTCACGTAAAAAATGTGGGCTTAGGATTAAATTTAGTTTATAAAAACCTTGCTACTTTCTTCGTGCTACAAGACTTATCTTAACTTATTTATTGTTGATACAAAAATTTGCAATCATCGCTGTGATGTTTCGTGCTAATTTCGATGTTTAGGTAGAGAAACGATTTCCTCGGACTTATAATAAATCTGCTAATTTACTACCAAAGAGGCCGGAATAAAATGAAATATTGGTGTGTTAAAAACTTACTTGCTATTTTGCTAGCAATTATTTTGACACTAAAAAGTGTCTTCGATATCCTAATTTGGTTTCTATGAAGAGAAAACTAGAagtaatcaatatctatctatattaataaaggaaacttttttcgagcgattacagagagtccagcTTTTACGAATTACCGAAAtttaaaattaactaaataattaatATTTATCTATAACAACCGCATAATTAGCAGAGTTATAATCTAATCTAAACACAATTATAGAGTTATAGTTGTTGTATTACACCTTGCCTGATccctataaataaataaattgttCATACAAATAAATTCTTCATACGTACTCCTATCTCTATGTGTTATTTTTTATGTTTTCATTTATCAATTGTTTTTGATAATTAATATGCTATTTAGTATTTATGTTATACTTTGTGTATGCTCAAGTTTTACGGAATCTAAATTCATAAGTTGTTTTTTGGCAGGAAGTTGGGACCACAGGAGATCGATTAGATGCGCGGGATATAATTATCATTCATTTGGTGCTATCATTGGTGATTAGCATTTGTAAAAGTAAGATGATTATTGTAGTTTTTATAAGATCATAGTACTTTAGTATAAATATAACATAGGTTTAATTGTTCATTCAACAAATTTGACGTCTTTATGTTTTTTGGAGCCTTTCCCCCTCCCCAAATACATGTATATATTTTTTGGGTTATTCTACGTGGTAACCCTGTGTTTGTTTGAATTCTAGCTGGTAACCCTTCGTTTTTCAACCACCTACATGGTAACCCTGAACTTATTAAAAAAAATTCTCCGTGACCCTCAACTTTTATTCGGTTAAAAAACTCCGTTAGTTTGAATGTTTATTGGGACTTGGGCTTGTCTTTTACACTTCAAATGCTTAAATGGACAAGTAACTATGGTCTTCTCAactcaattaaataaataaatcccgaGTTTTCCAaacaaataattatattataGGTGTGATAAGAGTAtaattcataatcttttattatcattgttattattatcatcatttttatTGCTTAACAAAGAATACTAAAGTAGTAAATATATCGAAACACGTCttacttttgtttttgttataaaCTAGATTGAATTATAATTGTTAATATTGATAttatgttattattatttttataacaAAAACAAAGATAAGATGTGTTTCGGTATATTTACTACTTTAATATTATTTGTTAAGCAATAAAAACgatgatagtaataataataatgataataaaaagattatgaaTTATACTCTTAAGTCTTACTACACCTAGAATATAATTATTTGTTAGGAAAATttagagtttatttatttaattgagtTGAGAAGACCATAGTTACTCGGCTATTTATGCATTTGAAATCTAAAAAATAAACCCAAGCCccaataaacatgcaaactaACGGAGTTTTTTAAAGCGTTAAAAGTTGAGGGTTACGGAGAACGTTTTTTGATAAGTTCAGGGTTACCATATGGGTGGTTGAAAAATGAAGGGTTACCAGCTAGAATTCAAAAAAACACGGGGTTACCGCGTAGAATAACCCATATTTTTTTGTTATGCTTTAAAATTACTCCTATAATTTATTGCATCTGCTGTTTTTTTGTCATCCATCATGGCCATGATTTGATGAGCTTTGCCGATCATGTCTACATTGTTTCACAGGACTCCAATATGGACAATCACGCGTCGAAAATCGTATACTCGATGTGTTGATGGAGTAGATAGCATTCAACACATAAAATCTAATCGCCAGTAGTCCAGTACCATGTTTCATTTGTAGCTAAGATTATTGATATTGTTATGTACAAAGGATTATATATAAACATAAGTTAGGCTAATTGACACATGATGAAAAAAGAGCTTCTTGCTCAACCCCGGAAGCTAGGCCGTTCAAACATTGTTTTGTGACACACTGACAAGTGACACCCACTCAGATTAATgggtaattgaattgaattagtAGTAATCAAAATATACGTGATAACCACAAAGCTCATCCTCCTATGTTTGGACCGTCTCCCCCGAACTATTTATCAATAGGAATATGCAATCAAGCTAACTTGGTAGTCGAGTAATTTGAAGTACAAGAGTAATAAAATTGTAAACAGTTGGTAGTCGAGTAAGTTACACTACAAAAGTAATGATATTGTAAACGGCTATCACGATATGCCGAAAATCTTCGAGAAAAGATGACCAATCTATCTATCTATGTTTTTTTGAGCGATTACAGAAAGTTCAATTTTTTGAAGACTTTCGAGATAGAAGATaagataataatataattatataattatcTGACTATTCTTAAAAGATTGTAAATGAGAATAATCTCAATTAACATGTTAATAGTCATACCGACTCATACGTTATTTGGTTAGTGCAAGAGTAAAACAATTGTGAAGTTACATAATAGGATCGAAATTACTAAATACGCAGAGTACTAGAGTTTCTATAAGCTCAAAACACAAAAAACTAATCTTTATGGCTTAAGATTTAAGAACATCACGAGAAGACCAATTTCTATATAACTACAATTACTTCATTGGGTATTTCTTTTTAACTATGTTTGTGCTTTGTGAGTTTAGATCCggtgtgaatttttttttttgagtaatgATTATCATTGTTTTCACGTATTAACGTACATTATTTGTATATACGATGCAGGTAAACGATAAATATAGTCGTACTTAATAAGAACTTATTGAAGATCATAACACATATTTGACTTTAGTAAAGGTTGAAGGGACATGGGAATTTAGAGATTTTGTTATAAAAAGATGAATAAGATAAGATGGCCTGAAAATACATGGGATTAAAAGGCTTTGTTATCGTAAGATAAGATGAAAAcggtaataaaaaaaaaacttggtGCTTTAACTTTGATCCAATAATTTTTTGTAGACTTTTTAATGTTACGAACCAACCACTTCTCATTTAAAGCTAGGTCAcaaatttattatttattgttattcATAGATATGTTTGAGTTTTTTCTTTTGTTACAAATTAATCTAATTAGCAAGATGAGATTTAGTCATTTAGGTGAAACTTCAAATAAGCGTTgttcctctttatttctctttatcATATTTTTAAAATTCTTCAATGAATTGTTCAGCAAATAGGCCATTTTTGCTCAATCTAAACTCATAAATGCATTTATATACAAGATTTAAGAGATTTTACCGTGAGAAATAGGTGTTAGAAAGTtcatttaaattttcttttatcATATACGTTAATTAGTGTCCTTTTAACTTTAGTCTTTGTGGTTATTAGCTTTTGTTCGACTATTCGAGTAAGAAATATTAGAAGCAGTTATGTGACTTATGTCCCATGCACCACAATATTGAATTTGAGATTGTACGTGAGATTTGTGGTGGATGGGCACTATTATTGAAAATTAGGATGGTTGTTAGAGAGATTATTAGAGTCTAATTGTAAAtatattataataaaatttatatatttatatatactcCTATATTAGAGTATCACGTTATTTCATTTAATTGTGAACGAAGACGCTGTTCTTTGGGACTTAATTTAAggtcatttcaattcaatttattagctctattaagttcagttcatttcaattttattcagtttagtttagtttagtccaGTTAAGTtcttctcttcacaaattaactcttatttcagttcagttcagccccATTAAATTCAGAATTCAGTTGATCTCTATcaaattgattttcttgattCAGACAGATTTGATTGAAAAAAGAATGCGCTTAACTAAGGCTCTACTTAATGGCCTAAAAAACTTAGTCATTTTCTAATAGGTTCTATTTggaggcccgtgcatcgcacgtgcattaaatctagtatatatataaaagaggcttttttcaggcaattatAGAGTCAACAACTTTTGTAAAACACCTATATACTTTAAATATTATTTAATATGAACGAAAAGATATAAATTTAATAATTAAA from Silene latifolia isolate original U9 population chromosome 2, ASM4854445v1, whole genome shotgun sequence encodes the following:
- the LOC141644210 gene encoding uncharacterized protein LOC141644210; this encodes MDLLTKTGAIKLRSHLEKYLVGDEDRETVRQSRNGSSKRAIWLVEPCPKNPDAIKLKNLQSGLYLTASDTPFLLGMTGKRVVQLSIFDPTRVEWEPISDGFQVKFRSTKDNGKYLRGNGGTPPWRNSVTHDSPLTGGTYNWVLWDVENVSLTEVGSFSDVLSPLTSFNSVFSDEHDGSSSYPVSPMSVISASSSFSARKKSTAMDLFHNAKAVRLKSHHDKYLIAEDDEESVTQDRNGSTRNARWIVEFVGDRSIRLKSCYGKYLTATTHAFLLGMTGKRVQQTGQKPGPSVEWEPLKAGSQTRLRTRDGSYLRANGGLPPWRNSITHDLPHRTATQDWVLWDVDIVEILDHNVDGIGGKVEEPGLGRVGKQEKPSRVQVQVQAQVVHSESFGSESESGSVSVGSDRYQRQESSDSGTYSPPKPDGRLIYYHIADDYGDVNESVEGCSFMFKGHSVAELTHKLEEETGLEDIFVCTRSPLNGKLYPLRLQLPPNITTMHVVVVPSTSRLAEDFSKVGIL
- the LOC141632488 gene encoding uncharacterized protein LOC141632488, yielding MEKDTLIIVQKNRKFFTKMFKFTGGLLLLGYAWWTFPIEDMCIPKSILDARKKRVEERRERREKEAEEWRELNRKVELKRVYDEYKKKEEKEKNVWPEKEMVEYIEKRRAMEAEAKAARAKENEN